The Vibrio astriarenae genome contains a region encoding:
- a CDS encoding response regulator, whose translation MFGLYKKQKFKRLQSTLMIAFLTLSIIPLTGIALFFLQSHTSDLREQSTSHLVSIRDTKKQQVLNYFEAKESEVMGFVRSELAYASGGRFYGLVNAFQNLGLTIEEAQSYAQQRYIPSSGDQIKTSILPDSPIFNGSERYRLLHKRYHWAYLELQKRSDFDDILLVDREGNVTYSIHKNSDYGTNLLTGRYKDENLGQTFAHLRELVTEQRKTNEDFTPVVVSDFSEQDGKLYAWFGAPIVQQGYLHSYALFRLPNNAITKLMANQSNEKGVKTLIVGEDYLSRTMGYSQDDIQTSLQVISYALEGLTSVGSYQNALNQDMLAAYTPVNIDETHWAIVVELAESEAFAGVQQLEKVFIIVMLIAILLVVIASHYLSNFITSPLLKLTWAAEKASAGDLDEAMQNTERKDEIGRLAVSFERMRRSIREKILLIKSQNEELEENLSIIKKQNEDLQLANKLKDEFLATTSHELRTPLHGMVGIAEALISGANGPISADHRYQLDIIVSSGQRLSNLVDDLLDYHKMRYGTLDIETSAVNLASATRLVLELSNHLLGNKSIRIINQVDENLWIDADPQRLEQVLYNLVGNAIKYTSEGKIVISASEVDDNIRVQVVDTGQGIPSEQLEHIFEPLTQAGKDSTHYRQGAGLGLSISRQLVELMRGALFVSSQPMVGTTMSFTLPKADTAQIEQSIQQPAQPHFDAPTIIELEQQTPTLSVNDDSPVILIADDEPVNVRVLDSFLRLEGYQVITATDGKQALTMVEQHQPDLLLLDIMMPELNGYEVCTELRKSYDHAQLPIIMLTALNQTEDKLKGFDVGANDFLSKPFNKPELAARIVAHLQASKAEERRQQNDRLQQELKLRLVAEANLLETQGRLLEQLECAPEAILCIKDDLKVKFANEAASRLFKRSHEQLLRSNAEDFIAPKYLNIDQERFCGDIDIFVEDTRQSISSDVLTLPEGSGLRSMYIFNVGGGVNANRIYNLESAVEALTSYAFEGDKEKLQQLQGLGGEFTELAARAMKSNQSKQDIMREVLVDAMTNGLDYWESATGQTKFTFAEESGLWRVYLDRSTLQTRTLDKYLRIETLPKTPRWRTVLNSLDYILEYCASETPQRQHIIALRDKLQHLIAS comes from the coding sequence ATGTTTGGGTTGTATAAGAAACAAAAATTTAAGCGATTACAAAGCACCTTAATGATCGCATTCCTTACTTTGAGTATCATTCCACTCACAGGGATCGCACTTTTTTTCCTGCAGTCCCACACCAGTGATCTGCGCGAACAAAGCACCTCTCATCTCGTCTCAATTCGAGACACAAAAAAACAGCAAGTGCTCAACTACTTTGAGGCTAAAGAGTCTGAAGTGATGGGCTTTGTGCGATCAGAGCTTGCTTATGCCAGTGGCGGTCGATTCTATGGTTTAGTGAATGCGTTTCAAAACCTCGGACTCACCATTGAAGAGGCGCAAAGCTATGCTCAGCAGCGCTATATTCCTAGCTCTGGCGATCAGATAAAAACGTCAATATTGCCAGATTCGCCCATCTTCAATGGCAGCGAGCGATATCGCTTGCTACACAAGCGCTATCATTGGGCCTACCTAGAACTGCAAAAGCGCTCAGATTTCGACGACATTTTGCTCGTCGATAGAGAGGGTAATGTCACCTATTCAATCCATAAAAACAGCGACTATGGTACGAACCTTTTAACTGGCCGCTACAAAGACGAGAACCTAGGACAAACCTTCGCCCACCTGCGTGAATTGGTCACAGAACAACGCAAAACCAATGAGGACTTTACCCCCGTCGTGGTCTCCGATTTTTCTGAGCAAGACGGTAAGTTGTATGCTTGGTTTGGCGCTCCAATCGTTCAACAAGGCTATCTGCACAGCTATGCCCTATTCCGCCTTCCCAACAACGCGATTACCAAATTGATGGCCAATCAAAGTAATGAGAAAGGGGTTAAGACACTGATTGTCGGTGAGGATTACCTCAGCCGCACTATGGGGTACTCACAAGACGACATTCAAACCAGCTTGCAGGTCATCTCCTATGCATTAGAGGGCCTCACTAGCGTAGGCAGTTACCAAAACGCCCTCAACCAGGATATGTTAGCGGCCTATACGCCAGTGAATATCGACGAAACTCATTGGGCTATCGTGGTTGAACTAGCAGAAAGTGAGGCCTTTGCTGGGGTTCAACAACTCGAAAAAGTGTTCATTATCGTCATGTTAATCGCCATCTTACTGGTGGTCATTGCCTCCCACTACCTATCAAACTTCATCACCTCCCCACTCCTAAAGTTGACTTGGGCTGCTGAAAAAGCCTCAGCAGGTGATTTAGATGAGGCGATGCAAAATACCGAACGTAAGGATGAAATCGGCCGACTTGCCGTCAGTTTCGAGCGTATGCGACGTTCGATACGCGAGAAGATACTGCTGATCAAAAGCCAAAACGAGGAGTTGGAAGAGAACCTCTCGATCATCAAAAAACAGAATGAAGACCTGCAACTGGCCAACAAACTCAAAGATGAATTTCTCGCGACCACATCGCATGAGCTGCGCACACCACTGCACGGCATGGTGGGAATTGCAGAAGCACTGATCTCGGGAGCCAACGGCCCTATCTCTGCTGACCATCGCTATCAGTTAGATATTATCGTCAGCAGTGGGCAACGCCTATCAAACCTCGTTGATGACCTACTCGATTATCACAAGATGCGCTATGGCACCTTGGATATTGAAACCTCTGCCGTTAATCTTGCCAGCGCAACACGTTTGGTTCTTGAGCTGTCTAACCATCTACTCGGAAATAAGTCTATCCGCATTATCAATCAAGTCGATGAGAATCTATGGATTGATGCAGACCCGCAGCGCTTGGAGCAAGTGCTGTACAATCTGGTAGGCAATGCCATCAAATACACCAGCGAAGGCAAGATCGTCATTTCCGCCAGCGAAGTCGATGACAATATTCGAGTTCAAGTAGTGGATACAGGTCAAGGCATTCCAAGCGAGCAACTTGAGCATATTTTTGAACCACTGACTCAAGCTGGCAAAGACTCCACCCACTATCGCCAGGGAGCGGGACTTGGACTCTCAATTAGTCGCCAACTGGTAGAACTTATGCGTGGTGCGCTGTTTGTGAGTAGCCAACCTATGGTTGGCACAACCATGAGTTTTACACTACCAAAGGCCGATACTGCGCAAATTGAACAGTCGATACAACAGCCTGCTCAACCCCATTTCGATGCACCGACCATTATCGAACTTGAACAACAAACGCCTACTCTCTCTGTCAATGATGATAGCCCGGTCATCCTTATTGCTGATGATGAACCGGTCAACGTGCGAGTGCTCGATAGCTTCTTACGCCTAGAGGGCTATCAGGTCATCACTGCAACAGACGGTAAGCAAGCACTTACCATGGTTGAGCAGCATCAACCTGATCTGTTGCTTCTCGATATTATGATGCCTGAACTGAATGGTTATGAGGTATGTACTGAGCTACGTAAGAGCTATGACCATGCCCAACTGCCTATCATTATGCTAACAGCGTTGAATCAAACCGAAGACAAACTGAAAGGCTTTGACGTTGGTGCGAACGATTTCTTGTCAAAACCCTTCAACAAACCAGAGTTGGCAGCTCGGATCGTGGCTCATCTTCAAGCAAGCAAAGCGGAAGAGCGCAGGCAACAAAATGATCGGTTGCAACAGGAGTTAAAGCTTCGATTGGTCGCAGAAGCGAATCTATTAGAGACACAGGGGCGACTGCTTGAGCAGCTTGAATGTGCACCTGAAGCCATACTGTGCATTAAAGATGACCTGAAAGTTAAGTTTGCCAATGAAGCGGCCTCACGCTTGTTCAAGCGCAGTCATGAGCAACTTCTCCGCTCTAACGCCGAAGACTTCATTGCACCGAAATATCTCAACATTGACCAAGAGCGCTTCTGTGGCGATATCGACATTTTTGTAGAGGATACTCGCCAGTCGATATCCAGTGATGTCCTGACACTACCAGAGGGCTCTGGGCTGCGAAGTATGTATATTTTCAATGTTGGAGGGGGCGTGAATGCCAACCGTATCTACAATCTAGAGTCCGCGGTTGAAGCCTTAACCAGCTATGCCTTTGAGGGAGATAAAGAGAAGCTTCAGCAACTGCAGGGCTTAGGGGGCGAGTTCACCGAGCTTGCAGCAAGGGCGATGAAAAGCAACCAGTCTAAACAAGATATTATGCGTGAGGTCCTGGTTGACGCGATGACTAATGGCCTTGATTACTGGGAAAGTGCTACGGGCCAGACCAAGTTCACCTTTGCAGAGGAAAGTGGCCTGTGGCGTGTTTATCTTGACCGAAGCACACTGCAAACACGTACTTTGGATAAATACTTACGTATCGAAACGTTACCCAAAACACCGCGCTGGCGAACCGTTCTCAACTCCCTCGATTACATCCTTGAATACTGCGCGAGTGAAACACCTCAGAGACAACACATCATCGCGCTAAGAGACAAGTTGCAACATCTCATTGCGAGTTAA
- the rsmC gene encoding 16S rRNA (guanine(1207)-N(2))-methyltransferase RsmC, giving the protein MSAYIAPSQVAQRQLEYFSGKHVLVAGEIEDLFPVELQQHCESVSVFTTHYGYYRQIKQYDTIQSQFAAEFTLDTPADLILLYWPKAKAEAEYLLTMLLAKLGKDTEIVVVGENRSGVKSIEKMFKPYGRITKYDSARRCSFYWGLCSEQPAPFEIASWFKEYQVTYQEQPLTIRSLPGVFSHGEFDIGSRLLLDNLPALSGHVLDFGCGAGVLGAVMARLNPSIKLSMCDISALAIASSQATLAANNLQGEVFASDVYSDIDEKLDFLVTNPPFHSGLDTSYSATETLLAQAPKHLNKSGQMYVVANSFLKYIPIIEQAFGHCETLAKTNKFAIYQAHS; this is encoded by the coding sequence ATGTCTGCTTACATTGCTCCAAGCCAAGTGGCTCAACGTCAACTCGAGTATTTTTCTGGTAAACATGTACTCGTCGCAGGTGAAATTGAAGATCTTTTTCCTGTCGAGCTACAGCAGCATTGTGAATCCGTGTCTGTTTTTACCACGCACTACGGCTACTACCGTCAAATTAAACAATACGACACCATTCAAAGCCAGTTTGCCGCTGAGTTTACACTGGATACACCAGCAGACTTGATCTTGTTGTACTGGCCCAAAGCAAAAGCCGAAGCCGAGTACCTATTAACGATGCTGCTGGCAAAACTGGGTAAAGACACCGAGATTGTGGTGGTGGGTGAAAACCGCTCTGGCGTGAAGAGCATTGAAAAAATGTTCAAGCCGTACGGACGTATTACTAAATATGACTCAGCTCGCCGCTGCTCTTTCTATTGGGGGCTATGCTCTGAGCAACCTGCACCGTTCGAGATAGCCAGCTGGTTTAAAGAGTATCAAGTGACCTATCAAGAGCAGCCACTCACGATTCGCAGTCTACCGGGCGTCTTTAGCCATGGTGAGTTTGATATTGGTAGCCGCCTGCTGTTAGATAACCTACCTGCACTAAGTGGCCATGTACTCGATTTCGGTTGTGGCGCTGGTGTTTTGGGAGCGGTGATGGCAAGACTAAACCCAAGCATCAAGCTGTCTATGTGCGACATCAGTGCACTTGCTATTGCCTCATCTCAAGCGACATTAGCGGCAAACAACCTACAGGGCGAAGTATTTGCCTCAGATGTGTATAGCGATATTGACGAGAAACTCGATTTCTTGGTGACCAATCCACCATTCCACTCTGGTCTAGACACCAGTTATAGCGCAACCGAAACTCTGCTAGCGCAAGCACCAAAACATCTCAATAAGTCAGGACAGATGTATGTCGTAGCGAATAGCTTCTTAAAGTACATCCCAATCATCGAGCAAGCTTTCGGCCATTGTGAGACGTTAGCCAAGACCAATAAGTTCGCAATTTATCAAGCGCACAGCTAA
- a CDS encoding ABC transporter substrate-binding protein, with the protein MLTNIKKTALATAVIATATTGFASVATAAERSELTVHPKEFTTFVRNFNPYLGATNLHTTTDFMYEPLVVFNEMHGNKPVFRLAENYTMSDDLMTVTFDIRKGVKWSDGEAFNADDVIFSFELVKAKPELDQSGINSWVTSVEKLNDYQVRFKLTEANSNVPYEIAKVPVVPEHVWSKIDDPATFTNENPVGSGPFTVVDTFTPQLYIQCRNPNYWDNDNLEVDCLRVPQIANNDQFLGKVVNSEMDWTSSFVPDIDRTYAAASPNHQYWYPPAGTQAFVVNYKNPDPAKQEALNNVDFRRAFSMALDRQTIIDIAFYGGGTVNDFASGLGYAFEAWSDEATHKKYQKFNSYDADGAKALLAQAGFKDTNKDGFVETPSGKKFELLIQSPNGWTDFNNTVQLAVEQLQEVGIRARARTPDFSVYNQSMLEGSYDVAYTNYFHGADPYTYWNSGYNSTLQSGDGMPRFAMHFYKNDQLDGLLDSFYKTANRDEQLEIAHGIQKIIAADQVTIPVLSGAYMYQYNTTRFTGWWNEENPKGRPNIWAGIPERLLHVLDLKPVK; encoded by the coding sequence ATGCTTACCAATATTAAAAAAACTGCACTGGCTACCGCGGTCATCGCAACTGCAACCACAGGCTTTGCTTCTGTTGCAACAGCGGCAGAGCGCAGCGAGCTGACAGTCCACCCTAAAGAGTTCACGACTTTTGTACGTAACTTTAACCCTTACCTAGGGGCAACTAACCTGCATACGACAACGGACTTCATGTACGAACCGCTTGTTGTTTTTAATGAGATGCACGGAAACAAGCCTGTCTTCCGTTTAGCAGAAAACTACACGATGTCAGACGACCTAATGACAGTAACGTTTGACATCCGTAAGGGTGTAAAGTGGTCTGACGGCGAAGCCTTTAACGCGGATGACGTGATTTTCTCTTTCGAGCTAGTAAAAGCCAAGCCAGAGCTTGATCAGAGCGGCATCAACTCTTGGGTAACCAGTGTTGAGAAATTGAACGACTACCAGGTTCGCTTTAAACTTACCGAAGCAAACTCAAATGTTCCTTACGAGATTGCTAAAGTGCCTGTCGTTCCAGAGCACGTCTGGAGCAAGATTGATGATCCAGCAACCTTCACCAACGAAAACCCTGTCGGCTCTGGTCCATTTACGGTCGTTGATACCTTTACACCGCAACTTTATATCCAATGTCGTAACCCGAACTACTGGGACAACGACAATCTAGAGGTTGATTGTCTGCGCGTTCCACAAATCGCTAACAACGATCAGTTCCTTGGCAAGGTGGTAAATAGTGAAATGGACTGGACATCTTCATTTGTTCCAGACATTGACCGCACCTATGCAGCTGCAAGCCCGAACCATCAGTACTGGTATCCACCAGCGGGCACTCAAGCCTTTGTTGTGAACTACAAAAACCCAGATCCTGCGAAGCAAGAAGCACTAAACAATGTCGACTTCCGCCGCGCATTCTCTATGGCGCTTGACCGTCAGACTATCATTGATATCGCATTCTATGGTGGTGGTACGGTGAACGACTTTGCATCAGGTTTAGGCTACGCATTTGAGGCTTGGTCTGATGAAGCTACGCATAAGAAGTACCAGAAATTCAACAGCTACGATGCTGATGGTGCAAAGGCACTGCTTGCTCAGGCTGGCTTTAAGGACACCAATAAAGATGGTTTTGTTGAAACACCATCAGGTAAGAAATTTGAGCTACTGATTCAATCACCGAATGGCTGGACGGATTTTAATAACACTGTGCAGCTTGCCGTAGAACAGCTACAAGAAGTGGGTATTCGTGCTCGAGCACGTACGCCTGATTTCTCTGTATACAACCAGTCGATGCTTGAAGGCTCTTATGATGTTGCGTATACCAACTACTTCCATGGTGCGGATCCATACACCTACTGGAACAGTGGCTACAACTCAACACTGCAATCTGGTGATGGTATGCCTCGCTTCGCGATGCACTTCTACAAAAACGATCAGCTAGATGGCCTACTTGATAGCTTCTACAAGACCGCTAACCGAGATGAACAGCTAGAGATCGCCCACGGCATCCAGAAGATCATTGCAGCGGACCAAGTGACTATCCCTGTGCTGTCTGGTGCTTACATGTACCAATACAACACAACGCGCTTCACTGGTTGGTGGAACGAAGAAAATCCAAAAGGCCGTCCAAACATTTGGGCTGGTATCCCTGAGCGTCTGCTACACGTACTGGACCTAAAACCAGTTAAGTAA
- a CDS encoding AI-2E family transporter, whose protein sequence is MQDKVKITSSHRVLIVALLAAAFACYLLVAPYINSIVMAFIISLLMFPIHEWIEKKLPKAPNFAAFLSCTVLTFIIVIPLLFVFAAIVQQGSSFSQNAYQWVTSGGIQELFNHPWVVKGLAFVNSYLPFDDIDPKQIAEKAAQLASTLGTNLVAVSAKILGDATNFLMNFFLMLFVLFFLLRDHDKIITAMRHILPFSRSQEDKLLEEIEQVSKSAVMGSFLTAIAQGFAGGIGMWLAGFPGLFWGTMMGFASFIPVVGTALIWIPATAYLFLTGDITWGVFLAIWSIAIVGSIDNILRPLLMQGSAGMNTLMIFFSLLGGIHLFGLIGLIYGPLIFAITITLFNLYEEEFKSFLDYQDHH, encoded by the coding sequence ATGCAAGATAAAGTGAAAATTACCTCGAGTCATCGAGTTTTAATCGTCGCCCTGCTCGCGGCTGCATTTGCCTGTTATTTACTCGTAGCGCCTTACATTAACTCGATTGTGATGGCATTCATTATTTCTCTACTCATGTTCCCTATTCACGAATGGATTGAGAAGAAACTGCCAAAGGCACCAAACTTCGCGGCGTTTCTCTCTTGCACCGTTTTGACCTTCATTATTGTCATTCCACTGCTTTTCGTCTTTGCAGCCATCGTCCAACAAGGTTCAAGTTTCTCGCAAAATGCGTATCAGTGGGTGACGAGTGGCGGTATCCAAGAGCTGTTTAATCACCCTTGGGTAGTTAAAGGCTTGGCCTTTGTGAATAGCTATTTGCCGTTTGACGATATCGATCCAAAACAGATCGCAGAAAAAGCCGCACAGCTTGCCTCTACTCTGGGCACCAACTTAGTCGCGGTCAGTGCCAAGATCCTCGGTGATGCCACCAATTTCTTGATGAACTTCTTCTTGATGCTATTTGTGCTGTTCTTCTTGCTGCGCGACCACGACAAAATCATCACTGCCATGCGTCATATTTTGCCCTTTTCCCGCAGCCAAGAAGATAAGCTGTTGGAAGAAATTGAGCAGGTATCTAAATCCGCCGTCATGGGCTCTTTCTTAACGGCGATTGCTCAAGGTTTTGCGGGTGGTATTGGTATGTGGCTCGCAGGATTCCCCGGACTATTCTGGGGTACCATGATGGGCTTTGCTTCATTCATTCCCGTGGTGGGGACAGCGCTGATTTGGATTCCTGCTACCGCCTATCTATTCCTCACTGGTGATATCACTTGGGGTGTTTTCTTGGCTATTTGGAGTATCGCAATTGTGGGATCAATCGATAACATCCTGCGCCCACTGCTGATGCAAGGTAGCGCTGGAATGAATACCTTAATGATCTTCTTCTCACTGCTCGGTGGTATTCATCTGTTTGGTCTGATTGGTCTTATCTACGGCCCGCTGATCTTTGCTATTACTATTACTCTGTTCAACCTGTACGAAGAAGAGTTTAAGAGCTTTTTGGATTACCAAGATCACCATTAG